The following proteins are encoded in a genomic region of Prionailurus viverrinus isolate Anna chromosome E3, UM_Priviv_1.0, whole genome shotgun sequence:
- the IL9R gene encoding interleukin-9 receptor isoform X2 yields MGPSRCIWEGWTLETEALMRELSTWLLICTCISPWVGLGVSIHGEGGGLGAGSFICLNNNILRIDCHWSAVELGQGPSPWLLFTSNHAVGSNHRCVFRASECTLVLPPEEVLVPSDNFTITFHRYVSGKEQVSLVDPQYLPRRHVKLDPPSDLQSNVSSDYCVLTWSVSPALEPLISMLSYELAFKRQGETWEQAQHRDHIFGVTWLRLEAIELDPGSSYEARLRVQMASPEDDLAEEQHYAGQWSDWSQPVCFPSPQTSARGPLFSPRGQPDGTLVAVPVFLLLTSLTCLLFKLSPRVKRSFYQNVPSPVAFFQSLYSVHNGDFQTWIGAHRTGLLPSQDCVGSPRRASESSVQEAIAWLTYGPVDPWQSVVLEEEEKGPRPGLPEAVLLAGRVAQGEQPPAYLPQEDWVPGSPTRPALPQAEGSSGDYCALGCPGACHPSTFPGRMQSSGPSLALACGLSCVQQSLDATQGGTCVGVGHREEQDPGERVA; encoded by the exons ATGGGACCCAGCAGATGCATCTGGGAAG GATGGACCTTGGAGACTGAGGCCCTGATGCGGGAGTTGAGTACCTGGCTCCTGATCTGCACGTGCATCAGCCCTTGGGTTGGCTTGGGAGTCTCCATCCACggggaaggaggag GGCTCGGGGCTGGATCTTTCATCTGCCTCAACAACAACATCCTAAGGATCGACTGCCACTGGTCGGCTGTAGAGCTGGGTCAGGGCCCTAGTCCCTGGCTCCTCTTTACCAG CAACCACGCCGTGGGCAGCAATCACAGATGTGTCTTCCGGGCCAGCGAGTGCACTCTGGTGCTGCCGCCTGAGGAGGTGCTTGTGCCTTCTGACAACTTCACCATCACTTTCCACCGTTACGTCTCTGGGAAGGAGCAGGTCAGCCTGGTGGACCCACAGTACCTGCCCCGGAGACATG TGAAGCTGGACCCTCCCTCTGACTTGCAGAGCAATGTCAGCTCTGACTACTGTGTCCTGACCTGGAGCGTCAGTCCTGCTTTGGAGCCTCTGATCTCCATGCTCAGCTATGAGCTGGCCTTCAAGAGGCAGGGGGAGACCTGGGAG CAGGCCCAGCACAGGGATCACATTTTTGGGGTGACCTGGCTCAGGCTTGAAGCCATCGAGTTGGACCCTGGTTCCAGCTACGAGGCCAGGCTGCGCGTCCAGATGGCCTCGCCGGAGGATGACCTGGCGGAGGAACAGCACTATGCGGGCCAGTGGAGTGACTGGAGCCAGCCTGTGTGCTTTCCCTCTCCCCAGACCTCTGCCCGAG GCCCCCTGTTTTCACCTCGGGGGCAGCCTGACGGCACCCTTGTCGCTGTACCTGTCTTTCTGCTACTGACCAGCCTGACCTGCCTCCTGTTCAAGCTTTCACCCAG GGTGAAGAGAAGCTTCTACCAGAACGTGCCGTCTCCAGTGGCCTTCTTCCAGTCCCTGTACAGTGTGCACAATGGGGACTTCCAG ACCTGGATAGGGGCCCACAGAACCGGTCTGCTGCCGAGCCAGGACTGTGTCGGTTCCCCGAGAAGAGCCTCGGAGTCTAGTGTCCAGGAGGCCATTGCGTGGCTGACCTATGGCCCAGTGGATCCCTGGCAGTCAGTGgtcctggaggaagaggagaaaggccCACGTCCTGGCCTCCCAGAGGCTGTGTTGTTAGCAGGTCGTGTGGCACAGGGAGAGCAGCCACCTGCCTACCTGCCACAGGAGGACTGGGTCCCTGGGAGCCCCACCAGGCCAGCTCTCCCACAGGCAGAGGGCAGCAGTGGTGACTACTGTGCCTTGGGCTGTCCCGGGGCGTGCCACCCCTCGACCTTCCCAGGACGCATGCAGAGCTCTGGGCCCAGCCTGGCTTTGGCCTGTGGCCTTTCCTGTGTCCAGCAGAGCCTGGATGCCACGCAAGGAGGGACCTGTGTGGGAGTTGGTCACAGAGAGGAGCAAGACCCTGGTGAACGTGTCGCATGA
- the IL9R gene encoding interleukin-9 receptor isoform X1, translating into MGSMPHRGSPHGEHLSGGFSPQRAALMVSVPRGVLSAQFLAGWTLETEALMRELSTWLLICTCISPWVGLGVSIHGEGGGLGAGSFICLNNNILRIDCHWSAVELGQGPSPWLLFTSNHAVGSNHRCVFRASECTLVLPPEEVLVPSDNFTITFHRYVSGKEQVSLVDPQYLPRRHVKLDPPSDLQSNVSSDYCVLTWSVSPALEPLISMLSYELAFKRQGETWEQAQHRDHIFGVTWLRLEAIELDPGSSYEARLRVQMASPEDDLAEEQHYAGQWSDWSQPVCFPSPQTSARGPLFSPRGQPDGTLVAVPVFLLLTSLTCLLFKLSPRVKRSFYQNVPSPVAFFQSLYSVHNGDFQTWIGAHRTGLLPSQDCVGSPRRASESSVQEAIAWLTYGPVDPWQSVVLEEEEKGPRPGLPEAVLLAGRVAQGEQPPAYLPQEDWVPGSPTRPALPQAEGSSGDYCALGCPGACHPSTFPGRMQSSGPSLALACGLSCVQQSLDATQGGTCVGVGHREEQDPGERVA; encoded by the exons ATGGGGAGCATGCCTCACAGGGGGAGCCCTCACGGTGAGCACCTATCAGGGGGGTTCTCCCCACAGAGAGCAGCCCTCATGGTGAGTGTCCCCAGGGGGGTGCTCTCAGCCCAGTTCCTTGCAGGATGGACCTTGGAGACTGAGGCCCTGATGCGGGAGTTGAGTACCTGGCTCCTGATCTGCACGTGCATCAGCCCTTGGGTTGGCTTGGGAGTCTCCATCCACggggaaggaggag GGCTCGGGGCTGGATCTTTCATCTGCCTCAACAACAACATCCTAAGGATCGACTGCCACTGGTCGGCTGTAGAGCTGGGTCAGGGCCCTAGTCCCTGGCTCCTCTTTACCAG CAACCACGCCGTGGGCAGCAATCACAGATGTGTCTTCCGGGCCAGCGAGTGCACTCTGGTGCTGCCGCCTGAGGAGGTGCTTGTGCCTTCTGACAACTTCACCATCACTTTCCACCGTTACGTCTCTGGGAAGGAGCAGGTCAGCCTGGTGGACCCACAGTACCTGCCCCGGAGACATG TGAAGCTGGACCCTCCCTCTGACTTGCAGAGCAATGTCAGCTCTGACTACTGTGTCCTGACCTGGAGCGTCAGTCCTGCTTTGGAGCCTCTGATCTCCATGCTCAGCTATGAGCTGGCCTTCAAGAGGCAGGGGGAGACCTGGGAG CAGGCCCAGCACAGGGATCACATTTTTGGGGTGACCTGGCTCAGGCTTGAAGCCATCGAGTTGGACCCTGGTTCCAGCTACGAGGCCAGGCTGCGCGTCCAGATGGCCTCGCCGGAGGATGACCTGGCGGAGGAACAGCACTATGCGGGCCAGTGGAGTGACTGGAGCCAGCCTGTGTGCTTTCCCTCTCCCCAGACCTCTGCCCGAG GCCCCCTGTTTTCACCTCGGGGGCAGCCTGACGGCACCCTTGTCGCTGTACCTGTCTTTCTGCTACTGACCAGCCTGACCTGCCTCCTGTTCAAGCTTTCACCCAG GGTGAAGAGAAGCTTCTACCAGAACGTGCCGTCTCCAGTGGCCTTCTTCCAGTCCCTGTACAGTGTGCACAATGGGGACTTCCAG ACCTGGATAGGGGCCCACAGAACCGGTCTGCTGCCGAGCCAGGACTGTGTCGGTTCCCCGAGAAGAGCCTCGGAGTCTAGTGTCCAGGAGGCCATTGCGTGGCTGACCTATGGCCCAGTGGATCCCTGGCAGTCAGTGgtcctggaggaagaggagaaaggccCACGTCCTGGCCTCCCAGAGGCTGTGTTGTTAGCAGGTCGTGTGGCACAGGGAGAGCAGCCACCTGCCTACCTGCCACAGGAGGACTGGGTCCCTGGGAGCCCCACCAGGCCAGCTCTCCCACAGGCAGAGGGCAGCAGTGGTGACTACTGTGCCTTGGGCTGTCCCGGGGCGTGCCACCCCTCGACCTTCCCAGGACGCATGCAGAGCTCTGGGCCCAGCCTGGCTTTGGCCTGTGGCCTTTCCTGTGTCCAGCAGAGCCTGGATGCCACGCAAGGAGGGACCTGTGTGGGAGTTGGTCACAGAGAGGAGCAAGACCCTGGTGAACGTGTCGCATGA
- the IL9R gene encoding interleukin-9 receptor isoform X3 — translation MRELSTWLLICTCISPWVGLGVSIHGEGGGLGAGSFICLNNNILRIDCHWSAVELGQGPSPWLLFTSNHAVGSNHRCVFRASECTLVLPPEEVLVPSDNFTITFHRYVSGKEQVSLVDPQYLPRRHVKLDPPSDLQSNVSSDYCVLTWSVSPALEPLISMLSYELAFKRQGETWEQAQHRDHIFGVTWLRLEAIELDPGSSYEARLRVQMASPEDDLAEEQHYAGQWSDWSQPVCFPSPQTSARGPLFSPRGQPDGTLVAVPVFLLLTSLTCLLFKLSPRVKRSFYQNVPSPVAFFQSLYSVHNGDFQTWIGAHRTGLLPSQDCVGSPRRASESSVQEAIAWLTYGPVDPWQSVVLEEEEKGPRPGLPEAVLLAGRVAQGEQPPAYLPQEDWVPGSPTRPALPQAEGSSGDYCALGCPGACHPSTFPGRMQSSGPSLALACGLSCVQQSLDATQGGTCVGVGHREEQDPGERVA, via the exons ATGCGGGAGTTGAGTACCTGGCTCCTGATCTGCACGTGCATCAGCCCTTGGGTTGGCTTGGGAGTCTCCATCCACggggaaggaggag GGCTCGGGGCTGGATCTTTCATCTGCCTCAACAACAACATCCTAAGGATCGACTGCCACTGGTCGGCTGTAGAGCTGGGTCAGGGCCCTAGTCCCTGGCTCCTCTTTACCAG CAACCACGCCGTGGGCAGCAATCACAGATGTGTCTTCCGGGCCAGCGAGTGCACTCTGGTGCTGCCGCCTGAGGAGGTGCTTGTGCCTTCTGACAACTTCACCATCACTTTCCACCGTTACGTCTCTGGGAAGGAGCAGGTCAGCCTGGTGGACCCACAGTACCTGCCCCGGAGACATG TGAAGCTGGACCCTCCCTCTGACTTGCAGAGCAATGTCAGCTCTGACTACTGTGTCCTGACCTGGAGCGTCAGTCCTGCTTTGGAGCCTCTGATCTCCATGCTCAGCTATGAGCTGGCCTTCAAGAGGCAGGGGGAGACCTGGGAG CAGGCCCAGCACAGGGATCACATTTTTGGGGTGACCTGGCTCAGGCTTGAAGCCATCGAGTTGGACCCTGGTTCCAGCTACGAGGCCAGGCTGCGCGTCCAGATGGCCTCGCCGGAGGATGACCTGGCGGAGGAACAGCACTATGCGGGCCAGTGGAGTGACTGGAGCCAGCCTGTGTGCTTTCCCTCTCCCCAGACCTCTGCCCGAG GCCCCCTGTTTTCACCTCGGGGGCAGCCTGACGGCACCCTTGTCGCTGTACCTGTCTTTCTGCTACTGACCAGCCTGACCTGCCTCCTGTTCAAGCTTTCACCCAG GGTGAAGAGAAGCTTCTACCAGAACGTGCCGTCTCCAGTGGCCTTCTTCCAGTCCCTGTACAGTGTGCACAATGGGGACTTCCAG ACCTGGATAGGGGCCCACAGAACCGGTCTGCTGCCGAGCCAGGACTGTGTCGGTTCCCCGAGAAGAGCCTCGGAGTCTAGTGTCCAGGAGGCCATTGCGTGGCTGACCTATGGCCCAGTGGATCCCTGGCAGTCAGTGgtcctggaggaagaggagaaaggccCACGTCCTGGCCTCCCAGAGGCTGTGTTGTTAGCAGGTCGTGTGGCACAGGGAGAGCAGCCACCTGCCTACCTGCCACAGGAGGACTGGGTCCCTGGGAGCCCCACCAGGCCAGCTCTCCCACAGGCAGAGGGCAGCAGTGGTGACTACTGTGCCTTGGGCTGTCCCGGGGCGTGCCACCCCTCGACCTTCCCAGGACGCATGCAGAGCTCTGGGCCCAGCCTGGCTTTGGCCTGTGGCCTTTCCTGTGTCCAGCAGAGCCTGGATGCCACGCAAGGAGGGACCTGTGTGGGAGTTGGTCACAGAGAGGAGCAAGACCCTGGTGAACGTGTCGCATGA